The Salinicoccus roseus DNA segment CTTTGTCGACTTTTACGTCAAAGATTTCTTCAACTGCATATTTAACTTGTGTTTTGTTTGCTTTTACATCCACATCAAAAGTGTATTTATCAATGGACATCAAGTCAGCAGAACGCTCAGTGATTACCGGGCGTTTAATGATATCGCGTGCATCCATTACAGAAGCACCTCCTCTGCTTTATTGATTGCGCCTTCAGTGAAAATAACACGGTTTGCAGCAAGGATATCGAGTACATTGAGCTCTTCCAGCGTCAGCACTGTGACACCTTGGAGGTTACGGGATGAAAGTTCAACGTTTACATCTTCGTTCTCAAGTACGAGAAGAACCTTTTTGTCTGCATTCAGATTTTCAAGGATCGCCGTGAAGTCTTTTGTCTTCGGAGTGTCGAGCGCAAGGTTGTCCACTACTGTCAATGCTTCTTCATTGACTTTTGCGGAGAGCGCTGAGCGAAGAGCCAGACGGCGCATTTTTCTAGGCATTTTGTAGGAGTAGCTTCTTGGCGTAGGGCCGAATACCACTCCACCTCCACGATAGTGAGGTGCACGGATTGTACCTTGACGTGCATTACCTGTTCCTTTTTGT contains these protein-coding regions:
- the rplD gene encoding 50S ribosomal protein L4 — its product is MASVDVLTKEGSKVNSIELNQDIFGIEPNQHVLFEAVNLQRASLRRGTHSVKNRSAVSGGGKKPFRQKGTGNARQGTIRAPHYRGGGVVFGPTPRSYSYKMPRKMRRLALRSALSAKVNEEALTVVDNLALDTPKTKDFTAILENLNADKKVLLVLENEDVNVELSSRNLQGVTVLTLEELNVLDILAANRVIFTEGAINKAEEVLL
- the rplW gene encoding 50S ribosomal protein L23 encodes the protein MDARDIIKRPVITERSADLMSIDKYTFDVDVKANKTQVKYAVEEIFDVKVDKVNIMNYKPKKKRMGRYSGYTRKRRKAIVTLKEGSIEIF